TCGCTTATTATAGATACTAACAGCTTAATGGAAGCAGGTGATTGGATGAAAATCGGCGTCCTATTTTTACATGGATTTTCAGGCGGACCGTATGAAGTAGAGCCTTTTGCGCATTATATAAAGCAACGAATAGATTGGGTCGTAAGCATTCCGACGTTCTCCGGTCACGGTGATGCAGAGCATTTGGCAATGAAAGGCTATAAAGCGGAGCATTGGATGATGGAAGCGGAAATCGCATATCGGCAATTGAAAAAGCAAGTCGATGAAGTCATAGTCGTCGGTTTTTCAATGGGTGGTGTCATTGCGATGTACTTATCTATACGTTACCCAGTAAAAAAGTTGGTACTCCTAAGTGCTGCAGCAAAGTATGTGAGTCCTACGCAGTTAGTGAAAGATGTTCGAGCAATTGCCCAAGATATGGTGCATAAAAAGTTGGAAGAAAACGAATTGTTTGCACGGTACAAATTTAAATTTAAAAATGTCCCGTTAACTGCAACGATTGAATTTATGAAGGTCGTTAAAAAAACGGAGCCTTATATAAAAAACATTCAGTGTCCTACCTTTATTGTACAAGGGGAGCTGGATGGAATTGTGCCAAGTGCAACCGCCCAGATTTTATTTGAACAAATTCAGTCGCAACAAAAGCAAATGTATATTTCAGATTGTGGAAAACATCATATTTGTTACAGTGATGATTGTGAGCAATGGTTTGATCAAGTGTATCAATTTTTATTGGAGTAATAAATATCTGACTATTTTGATACAAAGCAATATCATTGCATACCGTTACAACCCATGTTAGACTAATAAAAGCAATGGATACATTTTGTGCGAAGACTCTTCAGACTTATTGGTGAAGAGTGCTTTTTTTTGATAAACGGTTTTATTCTATTTTTTACAAATGTGACAACCAATTAGAAACGGTAGAATTGAACCGCTCGGCAATGACCGGGCTTTCCTTTTCATATAAGAGACTCTGCATATGAAGCAGAGAGAATTTTTAAGTAACGGAAACGTTCCACATACAATGGCTCGAAATTTGCCGCCATTTCATCTGAAAATGTAACCATTTGTCAACTTATACAGGAAAAAGGAGAATGAAGAGTTTGACAAATTTTTCAGAATTAAACATTAGTGAATCGACATTACGTTCTATTAAGCGTATGGGGTTTGAAGAAGCAACACCAATCCAAGAAGGAACAGTAACGTTTGCAATGGCTGGCCGTGACGTTTTAGGCCAAGCACAAACAGGTACTGGTAAAACAGCTGCATTTGGTATTCCTTTAATCGAGAAAATCGATCCAAAAAATCCAAATATCCAGGCTTTGGTAATTGCTCCGACTCGCGAATTAGCAATCCAAGTTTCAGAAGAACTTTATAAATTAGGTTATGATAAGCGCGTAAAATTATTATCAGTATACGGAGGTCAAGAAATTGGCCGTCAAATCCGCGCATTAAAAAACAAACCACAAATTATTGTGGGTACACCGGGTCGTATTCAAGACCATATTAACCGTCGTACATTACGTTTAGACGAAGTGCAAACTTTAGTTTTAGACGAAGCGGACGAAATGTTAAACATGGGCTTCATCGATGATATTAATGCGATTTTAGAAAACGTGCCATCAAACCGCCAAACATTACTATTCTCAGCGACAATGCCTCCAGCAATCCGTAAAATTGCAGAGACATTCATGAAAGATCCTGAAATCGTAAAAATTAAAGCGAAAGAATTAACAATGGAAAACATTGAACAGTTCTTTGTAAAAGCAACAGAGCGTGAAAAATTCGATGCTTTATCTCGTCTATTGGATTCACAAAAACCAGAATTAGCAATCATCTTCGGTCGTACGAAACGCCGTGTTGATGAGTTAAGCCAAGCTTTAGGTTTACGTGGCTTCTTAGCAGAAGGTATCCATGGTGATTTATCTCAAGCGAAACGTATTTCTGTTTTACGTCAGTTTAAAGAAGGTAAAATCGATATTTTAATCGCAACAGACGTTGCAGCTCGTGGATTGGATATTTCAGGTGTAACGCATGTTTACAACTTTGACATTCCACAAGATCCAGAATCATACGTTCACCGTATTGGTCGTACAGGCCGTGCAGGTAAATCTGGTGTTGCAGTAACTTTCGTAACACCTCGTGAAATGGGTTACTTACGTATCGTAGAAGAAACTACGAAAAAACGTATGACTCCTTTACGTCCACCTTCATCTGAAGAAGCATTAGTAGGCTTACAAGAAGATGCAATGCAATCATTGGTGGAATTAGTTCAAAATAATGATTTAGGTACTTACCGTGAGTTAGCAGCTAAGTTATTGGAAAATAATGAAGCGCTTGACTTAGTAGCAGCTGCTCTTAAATCAATTACTAAAGAACCTGATGCTACACCAGTATCATTATCTGAAGAACGTCCATTACCGATGCGTCGTGACCGTTCACAAGGTGGCGGAGGCCGCGGCCGTGGCGGTAATGACCGTAACCGTGGTGGTGGCAACCGTGGCGGTGGTGACCGTCGCGGAGGAGATCGTCGTCGTGAAGGTGGCGGAGGCGGAAGCCGTTCTGGTAGCGGAAGCCGTGATGGAGGTCGTCGTGAAGGCGGTGCTCGTCGTGAAGGCTCTCGTGATCGTCGTCCACGTCCACGTCGCGAAGACTAATACTATTTCAACACATCAACGATTTTCTCGTTGGTGTGTTTTTTTATGGGGAATTTTATATAAATATATTTTCCGGGAAATAAAATTTTTATAAATTATTTAACAAATTTACTAAATAACTATACTATGAGGGAAGGGGATTAGTTTATCATCCTAGTTAGAACAGAACGAAACATTTAAGCTGTTAATACGTATAGCATAGTATAGAGAAAGAGGTGTAGGGCTAGTGAGAGAACAACCAAAGTTTCAGTTACCAAAAAAAGCGCAAACAGTGTGGCGATTATATGGAATCATTCAAACTTTTATTATCGCACTTATAACAGGCGGCATCGTATTTTTAACAGTTCGATTTGATTGGCCGCAGTGGATTATGTGGATTGCCATCGCGCTCGTATTGTTATCCATTGCATTTTCAGTTATCGTATTCCCGAGCATCCGTTGGGGAATTTGGCGTTATGAAGTACGAGAACAGGAAATTGAAATTCAAAGTGGCCTGTTTGTCGTAAAACGGACATTAATACCGATGGTACGTGTTCAACATGTTGATACAGAGCAGGGACCGATATTAAAAAAATACATGTTAGCGAATATATCGATTTCATCGGCGGCAACAGTACATACGATTCCTATGTTGAAAGTTGAAGATGCTGATGAATTGAGGACAAAAATCTCTGAACTTGCAAGGGTGGCGGAAGATGATGTCTAAAGAGAAATATAAACTTCATCCTGTAACGGCAATCATCAATGTTGTAAAAGCATTAAAAGATCTCCTTATCCCAATCATTATCATTGTGGCGGCGAACGGCTTTAATATTAATTTGGATTATCGAAGCGAAACATTTTTCAGCGAAATGATTCCACTCTTTATTTTAGTAATCGTCTTATCGGTAACGGTAGTGAGCAGTTTGATTAAGTGGTGGACATTTGTATATTGGTTTGAAGATAGTGAACTCCGTGTGGAATACGGTCTGTTTATAAAGAAAAAACGCTACATTCCATTTGATCGTATTCAAAACTTGAATTATAAAGAAGGTATTTTTCACCGGTTGTTCAAGCTTGTACAAGTACAAGTGGAAACGGCGGGAAGTAAAGATGGTAAACCGGAAGCGGAATTGACAGCAGTAACAAAAGCTGCGGCAGACGAAGTGGAAATTCAAATGAAAAAAGCGAAACAGAAACTGCCGATTGAAAGTGAACTAGGGCAAACGGCTGAAGATGAAAAACAAGAACCGGCATCAGTAGTTTTACACAAAATGAAAATCCCGGAGCTGTTACTGTTAGCGACGACTTCAAGCGGTGTGGGAGTAGTACTTGCCGGAGTTTTTGCTGTCCTTTCACAATTTGCGGAGTTTATCCCGTTTGATTTGATTTATGATGAATTGGCATTTTTAGTGGAATACGGCTTTATCGTGGTCATGATTTTAATCGCGCTTGCGCTAATACTGGCATGGGGAGTCTCTGTCGGCTTGACGTTTTTAAATTATTATAACTTTACGGTCAGCAAGCAACATGACCGGCTGATTATTACGCGAGGATTAATCGAAAAAAAACGTGTGACAATTCCGTTAAACCGGGTGCAGGCAATTAAACTGGCGGAAAACCCTTTCCAGCAAATGCTTGGCTTAGCATCTGTTGCGGTAGAAAGTGCTGGTGGAGGATTTAGCGGAGAGAATGATAAGAAAATCATTTTATTTCCGTTAATTGCAAAAAAAGAATTGTTTGCACCTTTGGCAGAACTGTTTCCTGAATATGATTTTCAAATTACGCAACTTGTTCAGCCGCCAAGAAAAGCACAGCCTTTTTTCTACCGGATTGATTTTGTATGGCTAGTCCCGTTAATCGGCGCTATTTCGTACTTTTTCTATCCATATGGACTGTTGTCAATATTGCTAATCGTTCCAATCATTCTACTTGGAAGATGGCAATTTAAGACGACTGGGTATACGGTGAAAGATCAGCAAATTACGATTGTCTCGCGTCTTGTAAGCCGTGTGACATTTTATGCATTGAAAAAGCGTGTACAAATTACGCAAGGTAGTCAAACCTATTTCCAGAAGCGACGGGATATAGGGTCTGTTAAGATTGTAGTGATGTCAGGTATGCACGGGGCTTCAGCGACAGCGCGTCATATGGAGCAACAGGAAATCGAAAGCGTACTGTCTTGGTATGAACATTAAAAAACAGGGTCCGCGAAAATTTTTACTTTTCGCGAATCCTGTTTTTATTTTACCCGTCTAATGGGCTGTTTACGCCAGCGTCCCATATTTTTAGGGTTAAAGTAAACAACCCCTAAAATAAAGCCTGTAACCAAACCGCCTAAATGTGCAGCAATATTAATATTTGGTGTTAAAAATGTCATAATAATACTAATCACTATTAATGGCAATATTATTTGTCGTAACTGCGGGAATAAATGTCTTGTGTAATAAACAAGGGCCCCGAACGCCCCGAAAATTCCGTACAGTGCTCCACTTGCACCAACGCTTGCATAATAGGCATCTTGTGTTGCGTAAGTAGCAGCAACACCAAAAATTCCGGCTAAAAAGTAAATTGTTAAAAAGCGCATTTTGCCGGCGATTTTCTCAAGTTCCGGGCCAAATAAAAATAGAGAGAACATATTAAAAAGAACATGCATAAAACCTGCATGTAAAAACATGGACGTAATAATACGCCACCATTCACCGGCTGCAATGAGTCCATTGACGCTCATCCCGGCATAAAGCAAATCTTCGCCGAATCCCGGTAATAATGTTAGGACGAAAACAATTAAATTAATTGCTATAATTGACGATACGACCGGATATAACGTAATGTACTGTTTAAAATTTTCTCTACGAATAAACATGTTCCACCTCAATTATGTCGATACAAAATAAAACGTATTTTTATTCATTATACATTGGAGTAATGATTAAAAGAAAGGGAGAGCTATTAAATGATAAAAGGGATTGGTTTAGATTTAGTAGAATTGGACCGAATTGAAAAAATGATAGGCCGTTCAGCAAAATTTGCTCAACGAATTTTAACGGATAGGGAACTTGCCATTTTTAATACATTATCGGATATGCGCAAAGTTGAGTTTCTGGCAGGTCGCTTTGCTGCAAAGGAAGCCTATTCAAAAGCAAACGGCACAGGAATCGGTAAAGGCTGTGAACTCCACCAAATAGAAATTTTAAAAACGGAGCAAGGAAAACCTGAATTATACTTTGATGGTGAACGGGTGAACGGGTTTATTTCCATTACTCATACCCGGACAACAGCAGCTGCCCAAGTAATCTTAATGCAATAATACATACATGGACACCTTGGCTCATATAGTAATTTATCGAAATAGATAATCGAAAGGGTGAATCTTTGAAACTCCGACTGCTAGTAGTTGTCGTTTGTTGTCTCTTTTTGGCGGCGTGTGGAAAAGCTACAAAGGATGAAGTGATTGAGGATGTTAACAAGAAGTGGAATGACGCAAAAGGTTATGAATTAAGTGCTTCGATGGAAGTTCGGACAGGCGCAGAGCCACGTGTTTACGATGTAAAAGTTTGGCACACAAAACCGGATTTTTACCGAGTGGCAGTTAATCCAAAAGGTGAGTCAGAACAGCAGTTAATCGTTCGAAATGAAGAAGGTGTCTTTGTTGTCACGCCATCATTACGTAAGACGCATAAGTTCCAAAGTGAATGGCCAAAGCAAAACAGTCAGGCGTATATAATTGGTGCATTGGCTGATGATTTGGTGTCAGATTCAAAAGCGGTAATGACTGAAGATGATGCGAGCTATACTTTTGAAGTAGCAACACGAAATGTAGACCAAACAGCACTGCCGGTACAGCAAATTGTAATTGATAAGAAAACGATGCTTCCGACAAAAGTAAGTGTGATGGATGAATCTTTACAAGAACAAGTTGTGATTACATTTGCCGACATTAAATTAGGTGTGAAGCATACTGCGGAAGAATATGCAGTAGAGAAATTCACTGAAAAAGAAGAAAAGAAAGCCGCATCAGCAGAAGTCGCAGACACAGAATTTAGTGTATATTACCCTACAATTGACTGGGCACATACTAAGCTGACAGATGAGTTTGAAGTGCAGGAAGATGGAAACACACGTGTTATTTTGACATTCGAAGGGGAAAAGCCATTTACATTAATGCAGCAGCCGATCCAATCTGATGAAACAATATTACCTGTATCCGGGGACCCGGCGGATTTAGGGTATACAATAGGCGCTATTACTGACAACTCAATTCAATGGGACAAAGATGGCATGACCTTCTTTATCGCTTCCACGAAATTAACAAAAGATGAATTACTGGAAGTAGCTGCAAGTGTGCAGGAAAGTAGTATAAAATAAATTATAATTATGTCTTTCTAAACTTGTTTTTAACTTATATTTTATGGTTATATTTAAGAAGAGACATCTTGCGCATACTAGCGCAAGATGATTTCTTTCGTATACAGATTTAAAAATGGTTGACTGAAAATTACATATATAACAGTAAGTTTAAACTTATAAAAAGAGGGTAAAAATCGAAATGGATACTCCAATTTATTACAGACCAACAAAAGCAGTAATTGATCTGCAAGCAATCACACATAACATTACTTCATTGCGAAATTATATAGGACCGAATATCCAAGTTATTGCTGTCGTAAAAGCAAATGCATATGGTCATGGAGATGTGGAAGTTGCAAAAACGGCAATTGAGGCCGGTGCAACAATGCTTGCTGTCGCAACACCTGACGAAGCAGTACATATTAGAGAGAATTTTAAGGATATCGATATTTTAGTGTTAGGTGCTTCACCGCACGCTTTTATTCCGTATGCATCAGCAGAAAATATTATCCTTACTGCCTTTTCGACAGAATGGCTGAAAGAAGCACAGCAGTATACACCGCTGCTGAATCAGTTAAGAGTTCATATTAAAGTTGATTCGGGTATGGGGCGTATCGGTGTATCTACTAAAGAAGAACTATTGGAATTATATACAATGATTAATTCTTCAGATGATTTTTTAGTGGATGGAATTTTTACGCATTTTGCTACTGCAGATGAAGAAGATTCAATGTACTTTGACAATCAAGCTACCCTATTCAAGGACTTTTTAGGCGCACTGCCACAAAAGCCTCGTCTTGTTCATGTTGCCAATACAGCTACCGCATTAGTAAAAGATCCTTCTTTGCGTTATGATGCGGTACGTTTCGGTATTTCCATGTACGGATTGCTGCCTTCAGGTTATGTAGGTACAAAATTGCCTTTTCCGATTAAGCCGGCATTTTCTCTACAGACAGAACTTGTACATATTAAAAAAATGAAAGCTGGTCAATCGGTAGGCTATGGTGCGACATATACAGCAGAAGAGGACTGCTATATCGGTACAATACCGATTGGCTACGCAGATGGTATGATTCGTAAGCTTTCGGGCCAAGAAGTGCTTGTTGGTGGAAAAAGAGCGAAAATTGTCGGCAGAATTTGTATGGATCAAAGTATGATTTTACTTCCGGAAGCATATAATATTGGGGAAGAAGTTGTACTGATAGGCTGCCAACAGCAAGAGGAAATCACAATAGATGATTGGGCTCATAAACTCCAAACAATTAATTACGAAGTGCCATGTGTAATAACGGCCAGAGTTCCTAGGGTATATAAATAAATCGATGTAATACTACTGTAAATAACTTCAAATATACAAAACAAGTGTGTCCATATTTATTCCTTTATTGCGAGAATTGTCAGTTTTTTAATTTTCCTGTCTTTTCATTGTAGTCAATCAATGATAGAATGAATGGGAAATGGGATGTTCGGTGGAGGTGCTTGTTTTGTACGCGAAGGAATTAGCAGAAGTAGAAGAAGTAGTAATTGACATACCAAATGAGCTAGTAACGCAATTCGAAAGAACGTTTGGGCGTAATACTGAGAATGGTTATATGATGGCGTATTTGGCGACTCAAAATTATACAAAGCATATGCAACCAAATCAAATACGGGAAGCTTTAATAAAGGGCTATGTGGAAATGTCGCAAATTAATCTGACAATTTGCAGTGAGTGCTTGCATGCAGAGTATGAAGCGGAACATATGGTGGAGCGTCTCGTAAGCGGGGGATGACAATTTGATTGTAAAACGTGGAGACGTTTTTTTTGCTGACCTATCACCGGTGGTAGGGTCAGAACAGGGCGGGACTAGACCCGTTCTTATTATTCAAAATGATATTGGAAATCGCTTTAGTCCAACTGTCATAATAGCTGCAATAACTGCGCAAATTCAAAAAGCAAAGTTGCCTACACATGTTGAAATCGATGCAAAAAAGTATGGTTTTGAGCGTGATTCGGTAATTTTGCTTGAACAATTGCGTACAATTGATAAATCACGATTAACAGATCGTATTACTCAGCTAGATGCAAAACTAATGCAAGAAGTAGATATTGCTCTAAATATTAGTTTAGGACTCGTAAAATTTTAATACATAAAAAAACATCGAAACAACCGTTTCGGTGTTTTTTATTATTATGAATCAAAGTCCCCTGTAAATTTTAGGTGAATAGTAAACTGTAATCATGCAAAATTGTAATATTTTACTTAAAATTATAAATATAGCAAAAATATGGCTGAAAACTTATATCCAACTAAACTACAAGGATAACATATGGTATAATATATAAATTAATAATTCAAAAAACTGATACTGT
This sequence is a window from Solibacillus isronensis. Protein-coding genes within it:
- a CDS encoding transcriptional regulator, whose amino-acid sequence is MYAKELAEVEEVVIDIPNELVTQFERTFGRNTENGYMMAYLATQNYTKHMQPNQIREALIKGYVEMSQINLTICSECLHAEYEAEHMVERLVSGG
- a CDS encoding LolA family protein — encoded protein: MKLRLLVVVVCCLFLAACGKATKDEVIEDVNKKWNDAKGYELSASMEVRTGAEPRVYDVKVWHTKPDFYRVAVNPKGESEQQLIVRNEEGVFVVTPSLRKTHKFQSEWPKQNSQAYIIGALADDLVSDSKAVMTEDDASYTFEVATRNVDQTALPVQQIVIDKKTMLPTKVSVMDESLQEQVVITFADIKLGVKHTAEEYAVEKFTEKEEKKAASAEVADTEFSVYYPTIDWAHTKLTDEFEVQEDGNTRVILTFEGEKPFTLMQQPIQSDETILPVSGDPADLGYTIGAITDNSIQWDKDGMTFFIASTKLTKDELLEVAASVQESSIK
- a CDS encoding type II toxin-antitoxin system PemK/MazF family toxin, whose protein sequence is MIVKRGDVFFADLSPVVGSEQGGTRPVLIIQNDIGNRFSPTVIIAAITAQIQKAKLPTHVEIDAKKYGFERDSVILLEQLRTIDKSRLTDRITQLDAKLMQEVDIALNISLGLVKF
- a CDS encoding PH domain-containing protein, whose protein sequence is MSKEKYKLHPVTAIINVVKALKDLLIPIIIIVAANGFNINLDYRSETFFSEMIPLFILVIVLSVTVVSSLIKWWTFVYWFEDSELRVEYGLFIKKKRYIPFDRIQNLNYKEGIFHRLFKLVQVQVETAGSKDGKPEAELTAVTKAAADEVEIQMKKAKQKLPIESELGQTAEDEKQEPASVVLHKMKIPELLLLATTSSGVGVVLAGVFAVLSQFAEFIPFDLIYDELAFLVEYGFIVVMILIALALILAWGVSVGLTFLNYYNFTVSKQHDRLIITRGLIEKKRVTIPLNRVQAIKLAENPFQQMLGLASVAVESAGGGFSGENDKKIILFPLIAKKELFAPLAELFPEYDFQITQLVQPPRKAQPFFYRIDFVWLVPLIGAISYFFYPYGLLSILLIVPIILLGRWQFKTTGYTVKDQQITIVSRLVSRVTFYALKKRVQITQGSQTYFQKRRDIGSVKIVVMSGMHGASATARHMEQQEIESVLSWYEH
- a CDS encoding alpha/beta hydrolase, which translates into the protein MKIGVLFLHGFSGGPYEVEPFAHYIKQRIDWVVSIPTFSGHGDAEHLAMKGYKAEHWMMEAEIAYRQLKKQVDEVIVVGFSMGGVIAMYLSIRYPVKKLVLLSAAAKYVSPTQLVKDVRAIAQDMVHKKLEENELFARYKFKFKNVPLTATIEFMKVVKKTEPYIKNIQCPTFIVQGELDGIVPSATAQILFEQIQSQQKQMYISDCGKHHICYSDDCEQWFDQVYQFLLE
- the acpS gene encoding holo-ACP synthase, giving the protein MIKGIGLDLVELDRIEKMIGRSAKFAQRILTDRELAIFNTLSDMRKVEFLAGRFAAKEAYSKANGTGIGKGCELHQIEILKTEQGKPELYFDGERVNGFISITHTRTTAAAQVILMQ
- a CDS encoding DEAD/DEAH box helicase codes for the protein MTNFSELNISESTLRSIKRMGFEEATPIQEGTVTFAMAGRDVLGQAQTGTGKTAAFGIPLIEKIDPKNPNIQALVIAPTRELAIQVSEELYKLGYDKRVKLLSVYGGQEIGRQIRALKNKPQIIVGTPGRIQDHINRRTLRLDEVQTLVLDEADEMLNMGFIDDINAILENVPSNRQTLLFSATMPPAIRKIAETFMKDPEIVKIKAKELTMENIEQFFVKATEREKFDALSRLLDSQKPELAIIFGRTKRRVDELSQALGLRGFLAEGIHGDLSQAKRISVLRQFKEGKIDILIATDVAARGLDISGVTHVYNFDIPQDPESYVHRIGRTGRAGKSGVAVTFVTPREMGYLRIVEETTKKRMTPLRPPSSEEALVGLQEDAMQSLVELVQNNDLGTYRELAAKLLENNEALDLVAAALKSITKEPDATPVSLSEERPLPMRRDRSQGGGGRGRGGNDRNRGGGNRGGGDRRGGDRRREGGGGGSRSGSGSRDGGRREGGARREGSRDRRPRPRRED
- a CDS encoding rhomboid family intramembrane serine protease, whose protein sequence is MFIRRENFKQYITLYPVVSSIIAINLIVFVLTLLPGFGEDLLYAGMSVNGLIAAGEWWRIITSMFLHAGFMHVLFNMFSLFLFGPELEKIAGKMRFLTIYFLAGIFGVAATYATQDAYYASVGASGALYGIFGAFGALVYYTRHLFPQLRQIILPLIVISIIMTFLTPNINIAAHLGGLVTGFILGVVYFNPKNMGRWRKQPIRRVK
- the alr gene encoding alanine racemase, whose amino-acid sequence is MDTPIYYRPTKAVIDLQAITHNITSLRNYIGPNIQVIAVVKANAYGHGDVEVAKTAIEAGATMLAVATPDEAVHIRENFKDIDILVLGASPHAFIPYASAENIILTAFSTEWLKEAQQYTPLLNQLRVHIKVDSGMGRIGVSTKEELLELYTMINSSDDFLVDGIFTHFATADEEDSMYFDNQATLFKDFLGALPQKPRLVHVANTATALVKDPSLRYDAVRFGISMYGLLPSGYVGTKLPFPIKPAFSLQTELVHIKKMKAGQSVGYGATYTAEEDCYIGTIPIGYADGMIRKLSGQEVLVGGKRAKIVGRICMDQSMILLPEAYNIGEEVVLIGCQQQEEITIDDWAHKLQTINYEVPCVITARVPRVYK
- a CDS encoding PH domain-containing protein; the protein is MREQPKFQLPKKAQTVWRLYGIIQTFIIALITGGIVFLTVRFDWPQWIMWIAIALVLLSIAFSVIVFPSIRWGIWRYEVREQEIEIQSGLFVVKRTLIPMVRVQHVDTEQGPILKKYMLANISISSAATVHTIPMLKVEDADELRTKISELARVAEDDV